The genomic segment AAATCATAACAAAAATTCGCACCGAAACCTGCGATAATATTAATCCTGATTTTTATTATATTAAATTTGTGATAACATTTAAACAAAGCAATACCTCGGCGACTCTGTAAATAATACAGGAAGAACATCCGAGGTGTACATTTACATTATAGCATTCTTTTTTATTCAAGCGTCCGGCTATATTCCTTTTTCTGTTTTTTATGCCGGCATTACAAAATATGTTAATAAAGGAATTTTAAAAATAATTAGATAAGGTCTTACTTGTGTTTGTTATAAAAAGCGATGCCGAAAAGAAAACTACTCTTGAATTGATAAATAATTTCAAAAAAGCGATTGAAGAAGTTAATAATTCAAATGCCGATGACTTGATTAAACAATCTCAAATAAATGGTTATAAAATACAGACAGCTGATTTGGAAAAACAGATTGAAGAATATGATGAATTAAAAAAAGGAAATTTAAGATTACCTGAAAATCTTTCCTTTTCTGAATTATTAGGATATTTAACTAAAGTACGAATATCAAAAGGAATATCACAGAGCGAATTAGCTAAAATGATTGGTGTATCAAGACAACAAATAAGCCGTTATGAACTTCAGGATTATCGGGGAGCAAGCCTTGAAAGGATAAACCTAATTTTAAATGTATTAGGCTTAACAATAAGTATCAAGTTACAAGATGTTGCATAACAGTAAAACAGCGAATTGATGTTCTTGACACTTACAGGGCTAACATCGCATCTTAGCTTGCTTCTTTATCCGGATTTTGATGAATTATATCTTTAAGGAGATTGATACGGCACATTTTTATTATTTGCACAATATCGCTGACACTTATTCTGATGGTGACCGGCTTGGTCTTAGGTATTAGGTCTTAAAATTTTAAATTTATTATTCATCCAAGAATCATCATTTTCATTAAAAATTTCTGAAAATTTATTCGCTTCGCAATCAGGACAAAACAATTCGCCCTTTTCGTCTTCAAAAAGTTCGGATTTGCAAATATTACAATTTTTAGTCATTTATATTTACCTCGTAATTCCAAAAAAATAATGTGTTTTCGATTAGCTATATATGCAGTTATTAACCTGAATTTATCTTCCCGCGTTCAATAATTAAATGCGAAACTCTGTTAGAATATAATTTTAAACTTTTCATTCTTGTTACCTCTTGGTTTATTTTTAATACATTTATGTTTAATTATCAACTGTATTAAGATAAATTTAAACTTTGGAGACACTCTTGGTTTATTTTTTTCTTGTAATGCTAAATCACACATAAAATCATATTTGTAAGCTGGAAAATTTTACACATGTATCTTGCACTCAATTATTTTGTTAACAAATTTTGCAACTGTATTTTAACGATTAATTTACAGGGTGCGCAACATAAATTTTATAATTTGTATGCACTCTTGAGTTTCACTGTCTTAATTTGCCATACAGCAATTATTCAGTTCAGCCTTCTATTGTTTTTGTATTTCAAAATAAATCATGACGCAAGTCTAAAACTAAATTATTTTGAATATTCATTTAATTTAGACACTTTAAATTTTTGCCACTTGGCAGTATAATATTAAATAAGTGACAAAAGAGGGAAATTTATGAAATCAGCATATTTAGAGAAAACTTTAAAAATTGTATCTACAAATGATGACTTCAATGATGAAATAGAAATTATTAACAAAATAGAAGAAGGATTTTCTTTTGAAGTTATTGAAGAACTTATTACGGAAAATAAATTTTCCCTTCAGGAAATAATTGAACTTGTTCTTCCAAACAGAACATATTACAGAAGAAAAAAAGAAATGCGATTAAATTCTGAAGAATCTGATATCGTCGCAAATTTATTCAACTTAACTGAATTTGCAGAAGAAGTTTTTGGAGATAAAGAAAAAGCTTATAATTGGTTGCGCAGGATTAACAGGTCCTTAAAAAGCAGAAAGCCCATAGCTCTTTTAAAAACTGCTTTTGGAAGAAAAATTGTAGAAGATGTTTTAAGCAGAATAGCATATGGTGTTTATTAATGCATGTCTATCGTTTATGCAAAGAAGGATACAGTAATCTTGACGGGGACGGCGCAAGTAAAACCAATAATTCATGGAATTCAAAAGGCAAACATGTTATATATACATCCGAAAATATTGCTTTAACTATTTTAGAAATACTTGTTCATCTCGATTATGATTTAATTCCGAATGATTATTGTTTATTAACAATTGATATTCCTGATAATTGCACAGTTGAACAATATTCAAAAACAACTTTATCAAGGAATGAAACTATAAGGTTTGGAGATGAATGGCTGACAAGCAAAAGATCCTTAATTTTAGCTACGCCTTCATATATTATTAATAAAGAAAAAAATATTCTTATTAATCCTAATCATCCTGAGTTTACAAATATTAAAGTAATAAACAAAGAGCCTTTTAATTTTGACAGCAGACTTTTTAAGTAAAATTACTTAATTAAGTTTTTCAAACAAATATTTCTATTTGTATCTTGGTGTATCTGTATGTATCAAAGAAAAAATTGCTTGATTTTGAAAATATGAGCAAGTTTATGTCATTGCAGAAACGTTTCTTTAAGCATCTTAACCTTTACAGCTATATAAGAGTGATTTATTCTCAGTGTTACTTCCTCCTTGGGCTATAAATTTTTACGCATGTAATTAACACCTGAAATGGAAATTCTCAGTCTGGAAATTTATAAAAATAAATTATCATTCCCCCATAGACACAGCAAAACATAATTCTTAAGGCATTTGAAACATTTCCCCCTGACTTCCGCAGGCTTCCCCCTGCCTAATAAAACCAAATATTTCATTTTTGCCGAAAAAACGCCTCAAATATAGATATATCGCGGATTTATTATCCAATTTCTATCCGGTTTTTATCCGTTTATTATCCAATTCGTATCCGCAAATTATCCCTTTTGTCCGTTTTTTTGCAAACCATTTCAAAGCGGCGAAAACCGCGACGGGATTGAACTTTAGGCAGTTTTTCCCCGCTCGCAATTGGATAAAAAACTACAGCTTACATTCAAAAATTCCTAGGGGTGCATAGAGCTTTGATAAAAAAGGCTGAGCTATAATTTTAATTTCGTTGTTATCATCATATTTTTGATTAAGTTGTTTAAGTGCAACAAGCATAGGAATATTTAAAACAGCATCCCCAATCCGCCAAGGAAGAATTATATCGATCTTTTTATTTTTAAACAAAGCCAAAGTTATTTATTCCACTAAAACATCATTAAACTGCATATATATTAACATAATCATCTTTTAGATGAAAATGCGGATGAGAAAATTTTGAAAAAATTTTCGAGGACGCCGAAATTTTTTATACAGATTGAGGGAAGTACTTTATAATTCTTAAAAGTCAGACATAGAAGTTAATACAATTTTATTATCAGTAGAAACAGTAAATATATCAGTTATTATGAGAAAAAATAAAACCAACCGGCTTTTTTCGGTTGGTTTTCTCAATTTGACTGATAAACTTTCTCATACCTCCTGATAATGGATATTAATTTTTCAAACAAACTTCTTGTTTAGCCGGAAGTAAAAATTGCGATTCAATAAGATTGTAATCTTCTGCCGTAAACAATTTTCTTACCTCCTTTAAGGTTTTATTCCTAAGTTTTTGCTGTTTAACTATTTTTTGTTTGTAATCCTGAATATCATTTATGTCTCCAAGATGATGTGCCATCGGATGCGTTGA from the bacterium genome contains:
- a CDS encoding Mu transposase C-terminal domain-containing protein — protein: MMAMEIKTIHRNGIRFLKQDYYDDTLYGIRGKAIVKYSLFDLSSVKVYSMKNEFLCRASRVTSTHPMAHHLGDINDIQDYKQKIVKQQKLRNKTLKEVRKLFTAEDYNLIESQFLLPAKQEVCLKN
- a CDS encoding RES domain-containing protein — protein: MHVYRLCKEGYSNLDGDGASKTNNSWNSKGKHVIYTSENIALTILEILVHLDYDLIPNDYCLLTIDIPDNCTVEQYSKTTLSRNETIRFGDEWLTSKRSLILATPSYIINKEKNILINPNHPEFTNIKVINKEPFNFDSRLFK
- a CDS encoding helix-turn-helix transcriptional regulator, whose product is MFVIKSDAEKKTTLELINNFKKAIEEVNNSNADDLIKQSQINGYKIQTADLEKQIEEYDELKKGNLRLPENLSFSELLGYLTKVRISKGISQSELAKMIGVSRQQISRYELQDYRGASLERINLILNVLGLTISIKLQDVA
- a CDS encoding antitoxin Xre/MbcA/ParS toxin-binding domain-containing protein, which gives rise to MKSAYLEKTLKIVSTNDDFNDEIEIINKIEEGFSFEVIEELITENKFSLQEIIELVLPNRTYYRRKKEMRLNSEESDIVANLFNLTEFAEEVFGDKEKAYNWLRRINRSLKSRKPIALLKTAFGRKIVEDVLSRIAYGVY